In one Fusarium falciforme chromosome 5, complete sequence genomic region, the following are encoded:
- a CDS encoding WW domain-containing protein produces the protein MSFFKKLTKELENFGIGDKDKDEKKDESQSQAPPPPPAEGTRAYGYHGEGGQGGPPPAQYYAAPPQPAYQPPSDKPPLPEGWTAQFDQQHQRWYYVEVATGRTQWEAPGQHAPPPGPPPSDGSRDFGGHGGGYGGAPGYGGAPGYGGAPGYGSPPPPGGYGSPSPGYGGYGSPPPPAGYGSPPPPGGYGGAPGYGSPAPYGAPGYGAPGGYPPQDGGHNPYGNEGERGGEKKKSGSSGMLLGAAGGLAVGAVGGALIANALDDSDSDHENAPAPAPAPVTHTEYHEYHEYREAPPADYNDPYAQDGPPAVLPPTDADGDSVSSSDREDVQEAREEYEEALAAANDSDASSSDQEELEEAREEYEEAYEEVYED, from the exons ATGTctttcttcaagaagcttaCTAAGGAGCTCGAGAACTTCGGAATCGGTGAtaaggacaaggacgagaagaaggacgaatCTCAGTCccaggctcctcctccccctcccgcCGAAG GCACTCGCGCCTACGGCTACCACGGTGAAGGCGGCCAGGGAGGTCCTCCTCCCGCTCAGTACTACGCTGCTCCTCCCCAGCCTGCGTACCAGCCTCCTTCCGACAAGCCTCCTCTGCCTGAGGGCTGGACTGCCCAGTTTgaccagcagcaccagcgcTGGTACTATGTCGAGGTAGCTACCGGTCGCACCCAGTGGGAGGCTCCCGGCCAGcacgctcctcctcccggtCCCCCTCCCTCTGATGGATCTCGCGACTTTggtggccatggtggtggtTACGGAGGTGCTCCTGGCTATGGCGGCGCTCCTGGCTATGGTGGCGCTCCTGGCTAcggctctcctcctcctcccggcGGTTACGGATCGCCCTCTCCTGGCTACGGAGGCTAcggatctcctcctccccctgcCGGTTATGgctctccccctcctcccggCGGCTACGGAGGTGCCCCCGGATACGGCTCTCCTGCCCCGTACGGCGCCCCAGGCTACGGTGCTCCCGGCGGCTACCCTCCCCAGGACGGCGGCCACAACCCTTACGGAAACGAAGGCGAGCGCGgcggcgagaagaagaagagcggcAGCTCCGGCATGCTCCTCGGTGCCGCCGGTGGTCTCGCTGTCGGTGCTGTAGGCGGTGCCCTCATTGCTAATGCCCTTGacgacagcgacagcgacCATGAGAatgctcccgctcccgctccgGCCCCTGTCACACACACCGAGTACCACGAGTACCATGAGTACCGTGAGGCACCTCCCGCCGACTACAACGACCCCTACGCCCAGGATGGCCCCCCTGCCGTCCTTCCCCCCACTGATGCCGATGGAGACTCTGTCTCATCGAGTGATCGCGAGGATGTTCAGGAAGCTCGTGAGGAGTACGAGGAGGCTCTTGCGGCTGCTAACGACTCAGACGCCAGCAGTAGTGACcaagaggagcttgaggaggccCGTGAGGAGTACGAGGAGGCGTACGAGGAGGTGTATGAGGACTAA